A part of Brachybacterium faecium DSM 4810 genomic DNA contains:
- a CDS encoding acyl-CoA dehydrogenase (PFAM: Acyl-CoA dehydrogenase, N-terminal domain; Acyl-CoA dehydrogenase, C-terminal domain) gives MSIIAEDFLPDSLLDTFRERAVVHDRENTFPEEDLADLRARGYLRLLVPTALGGLGASLLEAGRIQRRLAQAAPATALSMNMHLVVTGAALHAHHSGVESVRGLLEDAAADQLFAFGISEAGNEAMLFDSATRAVAQEDGGFVLTGTKIFTSLAPVWDRLVVHGRVAEPSEADPRLVFGVLERTEEVETLDDWDTHGMRPSQSCTTRLHGAPLAADRVVTTTPVGPNPDPFVLGIFGAFELLIASVYTGIAERAIAVGTRVATTRRNATKGIVHADDPDIRWRLADAAIQVDGSVLQIEKLLADLDALGTGEAGPGLSDHGPRWFLHFSGVKARATEAALGAVDQVLRASGGAQYFRRSELERLSRDVRAGMYHPSDEESVHAAYAKALLGEIGASSAG, from the coding sequence AGAACACCTTCCCCGAGGAGGATCTGGCCGATCTGCGCGCCCGCGGTTACCTGCGCCTGCTGGTGCCCACCGCGCTCGGCGGGCTCGGGGCGAGCCTGCTCGAGGCGGGCCGCATCCAGCGCCGCCTGGCACAGGCGGCACCGGCCACGGCCCTGTCGATGAACATGCACCTCGTGGTCACCGGCGCGGCCCTGCACGCCCACCACAGCGGTGTCGAGTCCGTGCGCGGCCTCCTCGAGGACGCCGCCGCCGATCAGCTCTTCGCCTTCGGGATCTCCGAGGCGGGCAACGAGGCGATGCTCTTCGACTCGGCCACGCGCGCCGTCGCGCAGGAGGACGGCGGGTTCGTCCTCACGGGCACGAAGATCTTCACCTCCCTCGCCCCGGTGTGGGACCGCCTGGTGGTGCACGGTCGGGTCGCCGAACCCTCGGAGGCCGATCCCCGACTGGTGTTCGGCGTGCTCGAGCGCACCGAGGAGGTCGAGACGCTGGACGACTGGGACACCCACGGCATGCGCCCCTCCCAGTCCTGCACCACCCGCCTGCACGGCGCACCCCTCGCCGCCGATCGGGTCGTGACCACCACCCCCGTCGGCCCCAACCCCGATCCCTTCGTGCTCGGGATCTTCGGCGCCTTCGAGCTGCTGATCGCCTCGGTGTACACGGGCATCGCCGAGCGGGCGATCGCAGTCGGCACCCGGGTGGCCACCACGCGCCGCAACGCCACCAAGGGCATCGTCCACGCCGACGACCCCGACATCCGCTGGCGCCTGGCCGATGCCGCGATCCAGGTGGACGGCTCGGTGCTGCAGATCGAGAAGCTCCTGGCCGATCTCGACGCGCTGGGCACCGGGGAGGCGGGTCCCGGCCTCAGCGACCACGGACCGCGCTGGTTCCTGCACTTCTCCGGCGTCAAGGCCCGCGCCACGGAGGCGGCGCTGGGCGCGGTGGACCAGGTGCTGCGCGCCAGCGGCGGGGCCCAGTACTTCCGGCGCAGCGAGCTCGAGCGGCTCTCGCGCGATGTGCGCGCCGGCATGTACCACCCCTCCGACGAGGAGTCCGTGCACGCCGCCTACGCGAAGGCGCTGCTCGGCGAGATCGGTGCGTCCTCGGCGGGGTGA